The genomic region TTAAAGAGGGGAAATTTTTTGAAGGACTCTTAGCCGGAAGCTCCAAAATGATGGATGCGGTAAAGGGTGAGTATAAAGAATCAACCGCGAGAAAGAAAAATTCAGATGGATTTCCAAAAGTATTAGGAGTCATACTGATCATTCTATTCATGCTGATTTTTAAAGTGAGCAGTGTGATGCGGTATTCCCGTTTAAACAATACTACTTTTTGGATTGCCTGGGCATTGTTGAATGCGGCAAGTAACAAGCATTCCGGTAAATGGGGAGATTTTAATAGAGGTAGTGGCGGATTTGGCGGCGGAAGTTTCGGAGGTGGCGGAGGTGGCTTCGGCGGATTTGGCGGCGGCAGCTTTGGCGGCGGCGGAGCAGGAGGGAGTTGGTAGGAAAATATCTACCTGCAATTGCTTCTTCAGAAACTTAAATTTCTTTCTTAAAACTAGCTATCTTACCCGAGTGGTAAAATGACTTTGAACTTCGTCCCGTCTTTATCTTTTTCATACAGGAGTTGACCTCCGTAAGCGGTGATAATCTGATGGCTGATGCTGAGTCCAAGGCCTACACCTTTGCCCGGCGGACGAGTAGTAAAGAAGGGAAGGAAAATTTTCTCGACATGTTCATCCGGAATTCCTATCCCGTTATCAATAACTTCAATTTGTATGGCACCATCAATATTTTGGGTAATGACACTGATCACTCCTTCGTCCGGATTTCCTTTAGACTTACGGTCATGGATAGCCGCTACTGAATTGCGAAGGAGGTTGACGAAAATCCGGAAGAGATCACTGTATACTGCTTCGGTCTTATAATGACTCGCTTCTAATTTTAATATGCTTTTTACCTGCTCGTCGGTTAGGGTGCCTTCCACAACTTTCGTACTCACACCCACTGCATCTTCAATCAATGCATGCAGATTTACCTCTTGTTTTTCTTTGCCAAAGGCAGAGGAATGTTCCGCCATACTTCGTACGATTTCACCGGCACGATGACCATGCTGTGAGATGCGCTTAATATTGTCAAGCAGGTCTGAACAGAGTTCGAGCGAATCTTCATCCGTAATAGATCCTTTCATCTCTTCTAACAAATCAATAGAAACGGAAGAGAAGTTATTTACAAAGTTTAATGGATTTAATAGTTCATGCGCAATACCTGTGGTGAGTTGACCGAGCGATGCCATTTTCTCCTGATGTACCAATAGTCGTTGTGCTTCCTGCAGTTCTTTGAGTGCTAATTCCAGTTCCATGGATTTGATTTCAACATTACGCTTTTCTTCCATGATCTGCATCGTACGCAACTCCACCAGTTCCTGTAACTTTTTCTCTCTTCCTCTGAATTCATTCACCACATTGTCATTCTGATTCCGAAGTCGGTTAATGAGTTCCTTCATCAACAGTCGGTTCATATAGGGATGACTTCCCAATAAGCTGAAGAAATCTTTTTCTCCCAAACGCAAAATGATGACATCTGTTTTGGCGGATACAGAGGCCGTACGGGGAGCTGAATCGATCAGCGATGCTTCACCAAAATATTCGCCTGCTTTCAATTCTGCCAGCTGTATTCCTTCATCATGGACTTTCAAACTTCCCTTTTCAATAATATACATGCAGTCTCCGGGATCCCCTTTCTTAAAGAGCGGCTCTTCTGCTTTCAGATGTAGGCGTTCCACCATCATCGCAATACGCTCTAATAAGGAACGATCTCCGGTTTTAAACAAAGAAGTCTTGTTTAATAATTCAACAAGATGGAGTCTGTCGTCGGCCAGATTCAGGAACACACTTTCCGGAACTACAGTGCTACCGGAAGCCTGACCAATATCTTTAAGCAGTTGCCGGATATCATCCAGATTTTCGAGTTTGCCTTTGTTGCGTAAGGAGTACGCTGTCTCTGTATAAAAAAAATGATTTTCGAGAAAATCTTTTTCAAGCTCGTACCATTCAGTGAGTTTAATATTTCTGCCATGCTCTGCCCATTCTCTTCGGAGTGATTGACTGATCGTAAAGAAATCAGCTCTGCCAGTATAGTCCAGATCCGCATCGCAAATAATCTTTTGCATGATACCATCCGGCTGCCTCGGACTTGCGGTACTCAAAATCAGTTGTTGAATCGTCGCAATCTGTTCAGGTGTATAACCGAATTGCGGAAGATGTTCACCGGCTAATCGGGCACCTATGGGTTCGTTTTTATCGTATTGTTCTATAAATCCTGTATCATGAAATACCGCTGCTGTTTTTAAAAGAATGGTACTGTCGCTATCCAGCTTCTCCAACCGACATAATCTTTCAGTTGACTCCGTCACATCTATCGTATGTGCCAGATTATGATAATAGAGATTAGCAGGAAGATTTTTCTTTAACAGGTCGTATGCAAATGCTTCGGCAGACGTATAATTCATAGAGTTCGTTTAATCCGGTTTAATATTAAAGTCTAAAGTTAATAAAGTATTTTATTTCTGAGCCATTCTTTCGCATTTAACAGAGTGCATCTGATTCAGGCTCATTCCTGGCATGGTCCGGCGGAAATTCAGGTTTTGATCTGGAACTCCTGAATTTTGGTATCAAACCGCAAGTCCATTTTTTGTCCAATACTTAGTATTTCAAATAAAACAGATTCCCGTTTTGTGGCAAAGACATCCACATCCGTCGTATTGATGAAGAAGAAAAACTGCAATTCAATTCCGGAGTCCGTGATTTTATCCACCCGGATGGCCGGCATGGGGTCTTGTATGATATCGGGATCCGCTTTCAATAGATTCAAAATAGCGGATTTGAAACTTTCAATTTTTACCACCGGCGTTTCATAGCGGACGGTCAATGGAAACAATGCCCGGATCATGGTACGCATGCTGATGTTTTCAAGGTCGGCATCAATCATTTTTTTATTGGTAACGGAAACAACAGTCCGTTCAAAGGTCCTGATTTGCGTACTTCTGAATCCGATTTTTTCCACTTTACCGTGAACACCACCCACTTTTACTATATCGCCTATGGTGAAGGGTTTGTCGAGGAAAATGGCAAACGAACCGAGGAGGTTTTCCAGTGTATCTTTCGCCGCCAAAGCAATCGCAATACCTCCGATGCCTAAACCCGCAATCAATGAGGCCACATTGACATTAAATACGATGCCCAATGAAATGAAAAGACTAAATATGACGATAATTATTTTAATCGACTCCTTAATAAAAGGCACCAGTTGATCGTCGGATTTAGAGGAGGTTTGCTTTGCGCGATGGAGGAGGACAATGCCGAAGAAGTCAATCAGTCGGGTCAGGATCCAGGTCACAGAAATGATAATGAAAAACTGAAAGGCTTTCCAGATGACAAAACGCAAGCCGAAATTTTCTTCATTGGGCAAATGCCAGCTCTCCGGCCAGTGTATTTGCTTGCAGGCAATGTAAACACTGATAAGAATAATGAAAAGACCAAAAGGTTTACGCAGTAATTCGCGCAGTTCCTTTACATCTACACCTGCTGCATAGCGCTTCAGGAATTGATAAATGAGTCCGGAAAGATGGTTCGATACATAGCGTTTGAAGATGATACCAATGAGGATGATCCCTCCAAACCATAGTAGGTCTTCTACCCGGTTCTCAAAAAACTGCTGATCCAGCCAATGTGTTTCCATGTTTTAAAAATTTAGAGCAACTGCTTCAACGCAATTTCATATCCGCTCGCCGTAAGGTCTTTTTTAGAGGGGTTAATCGCATGAATGCCATCCATCGCCCGATGTATCGTTGCTGCCACATCTTCAAATATCCCTTCTGCATCTGTTTTTTCCGGATTACTCATGAGGTAAGCAAAGACTCGGGCCATGCCGCAGTTAGATATAAAGTCAGGAATAACACTCATATGATGATCCGCGTACCTGCCAATGGCTCCGAAGAATATTTCAGGATCAGCAAAGGGAACATTCGCACCACAGGCAATCACCTTCAGCCCTCTGTCGGCTAAGGAAGTCAATTGATCGAGTGTCACGAGCCGCGACGCTGCTGCCGGAATGAATATATCCGCTTCCTGTTGCCAGAAGAGTTCGTTGATGTTTTCTTCTTTCTTAAAGCCACCGAACATGTCTTTTGTCCGCGAATGAAAAAGTCGGATGACTTCCTCTTTCGTATAGCCCTCAGCGTTAAGTACACCGCCGCTGCGATCAATGATGCCCACAAGCACTGCGCCCGCTTCTGAAAGATAATATCCTGCTGCTGCTCCTACATTTCCCCATCCCTGCACAAGGACCTTTTTTCCTTTTATTTCTTCTCCTTTAATTTTATAAAAATGAATGACCGACTGCGCCACTCCATACCCCGTAATCATATCTGCCACCCTGTATGCGGAACCGGCCGGAACATACCGGGCATCTTCCACCATCAGGCTAACACCCTTTTGAAGTTTGGTGATGCGTTCTTCACGGTCCTTGCCAACACTCTTGAAATGTCCGCTCACCACACCTTCCTGCGGATGCAACAATCCCATCGCAGCCGTAATCGGAATGACCTCATGAATTTCATCTACAAAAAGATCGCCTCCTGTACCATAGCAGTTTTTTAACATCGGCAATACGGCTTTGAACCATCTCTCCAACACTTCCTGCTTGCGCGGATCGGTGGGGTCGAAGTTGATTCCTGATTTTGCGCCACCAATGGCAGGACCGGCTACCGTAAATTTGATTTCCATCGTCTTCGCCAATGACTCTACTTCGCGGCGGTCTAATCCTTTGCGCATCCTTGTTCCCCCTCCGGCAGCACCTCCTCTTAAAGAGTTGATGACAATCCATCCCGTCGCTTCCGATAAGGGATCATTCCATTCAAATATAATTTCAGGCTTTTTGTCTTCGAATCGTTTCAGTAGTTCTAACATTATTGAGTTCTGGTTTTCCTGGTGCAAAGAAATCTATTTTTCGCCGATCCGGCTATCTTCCGAGCACAGGTAATTTATACATTATTTTCTTTTGATTTCCGATTTCGCGGATTATTGACTTGCTGAGTGAGGATTGTCCCCACGGTTGTTGGCTGAACAAACCCTCGTCGTATCTGTTCATGCCCCCAAAAAATAAATGCCGCCTGCCGTATCCGCACCAACACAACAATCCAGCGGACGAATACTCTTGAAGGCTTCTTCGAGGTGTTTTTTCTCCAGCGCCGGAGGGAAGGAAAATATTCCCGCCACTTTCCGGTAACCATCCTCAAACCCTCTGCGGTAAGCGCTTGCAATAAATTCACATTCACCGGGCGGAGTCACTTCTTTCGGCCATGCATCAACGTTAGTAGATACATCGTTGTGAGCATTTACAATTTGAATAGAGGACGATGGTATAATGGAAAGTATCTTCTCCCTCCCTTCCTCTCCCGAAAGCGGTGGAAGATGCACTCCCGTACGTAAGCCCGAGAATACAATCAGATAACAAGTCTCCCAGTACGAATTCATAATCCGGTCAAGAGTGCTTTAAATAATTCGGAGAGCTTTTTATCCGCAGTGCCGGCAACAGCAATGATCTCCTCGAGCGTTACCGGTTGTAAATGATCCGGATCGCATTCGTCGGTTATCACTCAAATAGCCAGACATCGCATATTCATATGTCGTGCGCAAATGATCTCCGGCACTGTGCTCATACCCACCACGTCGGCACCGATTCTTCGCAGGTAACGGTATTCAGCACGGGTTTCCAACATTGGTCCGGGAACAGCAGCGTACACACCGGTATGTAATTTTATTCCCAGTTGGGATGATGCCGCCAACATCCTGTTTTGTAAATCCTTATCGTAAGGAGCACTCATATCCGGGAATCGAGGACCAAAAAAATCTTCGTTTTTCCCAATGAGAGGATTGTCGCCTTGCAGATTGATATGATCATCCAGCAACATCAGTTCGCCCTTTTTATACTCAGGATTTAAAGCACCGGCCGCGTTGGAAACGAGTAGGGTATTTATCCCCAGCAATTTCATCACCCTTACCGGGAAACTCAATTGCTGCATCGAATACCCTTCGTAAAAATGGAATCTCCCCTGCATCGCCACGACTTCTTTCCCGCTCAGCGTGCCGAGAAGTAACTGCCCTTTGTGGGATTCTACGGTGCTCACCGGAAAATGTGGAATGCGCTCATAGGGAATAGACTCCCTGATTTGCATCTCCTCCGCCAACCGGTGAAGGCCGGTTCCGAGAATAATTCCAACCGTAGGTTTTTCGGAGAAGAATGGATTTAAAAATGCCGCGCTTTCCTGAGCTTCTTTCAACATGGCTGCAAAAATAGCCCTTTCCCGTCAGCTAATGCGTCTGAAACGATTACCTTTGCAGCTCATTATTACCCGTTTATGATTCAGTTAGCGTATATCCGTGAAAACAAGCAGGATGTCATTGCCCGTCTGGCAGTGAAAAATATGGATGCAACCCAAGATATTGAGGAAATTTATACCCTCGATATCGAAAAGCGAAGAATTCAAACCGAATTGGAAATGCTGCTGGCAGAGCAAAATACTCTGGCGAAGCAGATCGGTGAACTGTTTAAATCCGGGAAAAAGGCAGAAGCAGAGGATCTTCGTAACAGAAGTACAGCGATCAAGGAAACCTGTAAAAGTCTGGAGGAGAAACAAACCGAACTGGAAGAGCAGATCAAAGCGATACTCATCCGGTTGCCCAATCTTCCATCACCACAGGTGCCTGCCGGAAAAACAGCCGAGGACAATGAAGTTTTTTTACTCGATGAGCATTTCATGCCAAAGCTCGACGACACAGCCTTGCCTCACTGGGAGTTAGCCACTAAATATGATATCATCGATTTTGAATTGGGAAATAAAATTGCAGGTGCGGGTTTTCCGGTTTACAAGGGCATGGGAGCGAAGTTGCAACGGGCATTGATTAACTTTTTTCTGGATAATGCCGGTCGTGCAGGGTATACTGAGGTGCAACCACCGATTCTTATCAATGAGGATTCAGGTTTCGGTACCGGACAACTTCCTGATAAAGAAGGGCAGATGTATCATGTAGGACTTGATAATTTATACCTGATTCCCACTGCTGAAGTCCCCGTGACCAATATTTTCAGAGATACCATTGTAAAAGCGGAAGACCTGCCCATCAAGTGCACCGCCTATACCCCTTGTTTTCGTCGGGAAGCCGGCTCTTATGGTGCGCATGTACGCGGCTTGAATCGTCTCCATCAGTTTGATAAAGTGGAGATTGTTCAAATTGCTCATCCGGATCATAGTTATGAGATTTTGAATGATATGCGCACTTATGTGACCGGTTTATTGAAATTGCTGGAACTACCCTATCGCGTATTGAAACTCTGCGGCGGCGATATGAGTTTTGCCTCTGCGCTGACTTACGATATGGAAGTATGGAGCGGTGCTCAGAAGCGCTGGCTCGAGGTGAGTTCCGTATCAAATTTCGAATCGTTTCAGGCGAATCGTTTGAAATTGCGGTATCGCGAGGGAAATGCCAAACCTGTCCTTGCGCATACACTAAACGGCTCTGCTTTGGCGTTACCTCGTATCGTGGCTGCTCTGCTGGAAAATAATCAGGAGAAAGACGGAATACGTATCCCTGCCGTGTTAATTCCGTATACAGGATTTGATAAAATTAAATGAGAATATTCATCACACTTCTTTTTTTACTACTTGCCGGCTTCAACGGGGAAATCTCCGCGCAGCCCGGGCAATCGAATGCCGAACTGGCCAATCAGTATTTCAGTACGGGCGAGTTTGAGAAGGCGGTGGTGTACTTTGAAAAATATTATGATCAGGATCCGTTTGGGGCATACAACGGTTATATGCAATGCCTGATTAAAGTGAAGGAGTATGATAAGGCGGAGAAGCTGGTGAAGAAGCAAATGAAACGTATTCCTCAGGATCCCTCTCTGAAAATTGATCTCGGTGCAATTTATGAATTGCAGGAGGAACCGGAGAAAGCGAAGAAAGTGTATGCGGATGCGATTAAGAATCTCAGTCCGGATATCAATCAGGTGAACCTGCTCGGCAATGGATTTACGAGGAGACAACAACTCGATTATACCGTTGAAACTTATTTGCAGGGAAGGAAATTGCTGAAGGGTGCTTATCCTTTTTCTTTCGAGTTGGCCGAGGCGTATGCCCAGATGGGAAAGTTTCCGGAGATGGTGAATGAGTACATTGAGATGATCGATTTTAATCCCGGCTATTTGCCCAACATTCAAACGATACTTCAAAATAAAATAGGAAATGACCTGAGTGGAAATCTCAGTGATCTGGTGCGTCAGAGTTTGTTGCGTAAAATTCAAAAGCGTCCGGAGGATACCAATTACAGTGAGTTATTGTTATGGTTGTTCCTGCAGGAGAAAGATTTTGAATCGGCTTTTATTCAGGCGAAAGGCCTCGATAAACGTTTGGGAGAGCAGGGCGAACGTCTCGTAAGTTTGGGAAGAACTGCTGTGAATAATCTGGATTTTCCCGTTGCTGAAAAGTGTTTTCAGTATGTGGTGGATAAGGGCAGCACCAATATGAATTATGTTACTGCTCGCATGGAGTTGATCAATGTGACCAATGAACGCATCACCGGCTCGGGCACCTATACGCGCGCTGATTTACTTCGTCTCGAAAGTGATTATGTCATCGCCTTGCAGGAACTTGGAAAGAATGTGGCTACCGCTCCGCTCATTCGTGGATTTTCACATCTGCAGGCTTTTTATCTGCATAATACCGATAAAGCCATTGAGTTATTATTGGAAGCGATTGATTTACCAAATCTGAAAACGCAATTTAAAGCTGAATGTAAACTGGAGCTCGCCGATATTTATGTGTTCGATGGTTTGGTATGGGATGCGGCATTACTTTACGGACAAGTAGATAAAGATTTTAAGAATGATGCCCTGGGCAGAGAAGCAAAATTCAGAAACGCCCGTCTCTCGTATTACCTCGGTGAATTTGATTGGGCGAAAGATCAACTCAACGTGTTAAAAGCCGCCACCAGTCAGTTGATCAGCAACGATGCCTTATCGCTTTCACTACTGATCACTGATATTACGAACCTCGATACCACGATGGAAGCCTTGCTGATGTATTCCCGTGCTGATTTATATGATTTTCAGAATAAGGATAGTTTGTCGATGATTACACTCGATAGTATTCTCACCGTTTTTCCGGGACATATGCTGAGTGATGAAGTATGGTATAAGAAGGCGCAAATCCTAAAACCTCAGGGACGATTTACTGAGGCTGCCGCATTGCTGGCAGAGATCACTGAAAAATATCCGGAAGATATCCTCGCCGATGATGCGATGTATCAATTGGGATTGCTCTATGAAAATCAACTCAACGATAAGGAGAAGGCAAAAACCATTTACGAATCCCTGCTCACCAAATATCCGGGTAGTCTTTTTGTGGTAGATGCGCGGAAGCGTTTCCGTTTGCTGAGAGGAGATAAAATCAACTGATTTTTTAGTTGATATGGGACTTTAGAACGCGGTATTTGTTTCCGGAAATCACTTTCTTCATCCATTCTTGTCCGGTACATTCAACTAAAATACCTGCCATGTCTTCCTTCTAAGCGCCAGCCCTCTTTGAAGCCGTATCTGTGTTCGGAAGCCTTTGCGAAGTCATCTCTTTAATAGCAATTGCCCTAGGAGTAACGATTCTATATTTAAACGCAGCGAACGCAGCGGGATCGCAGCGAACACAGCGTTTTAAAAAGTAATCTCACTTTATAACCTATTGTCTTAGAATAAACACTTCTATATTTAAACCTACCTATGCTGAAGCTTCGGCAGGCAGGCGCAGCGACCGCCGCGGGATCGCAGTGAACGCCGCGTTTTAATGTAAAAATTTATCCTTACCTGCGTGCGGAAGCCTTTGCAAAGTCATCTTTTTAAAAGAAATTGTCTTGGGAGAATCAATTTTATGTTTAACGCCGCGACCGCCGCGAGATCGCAGCGACCGCCGCGTTAAAATGAAAAATAATTTCCTTCCTGTTTATGACTGATTTCCTGGGTTAAAAGCGCACCAACAGGTACAATTAATGCGCGCTATTTGTTTCCGGGAATCTCTTCCTTTAAACATTCTTGTTTTTAGTAGTTTTACAGAAATATTATGAGCATGATTATTTACAACGTGATGGTGAATATTGATGAGGACGTGGCCGTGGAGTGGTTGCAATGGATGAAGGAAGTACATATTCCCGAAGTAATGCAAACCGGTATGTTTACGGATCAGCGCATTTGCAGAGTGCTGGCAGAAGAGGCCGGTGGTTTTACCTATGCCATTCAATATACCTGCAAGGACATGGAGACCTATGAAAAGTATCGTGATGAATTCGCTCCGGCTTTACAACAGGAAACAGCGAAGAAATATGGTGGTAAATTCGTTGCGTTCAGAACCTTGTTGGAAGTAGTAGGATGAGACCGCAACAAGGGGTTCGTGCAAAGAAGTTTTTAGGTCAGCATTTTCTGAATGACGAAGCTGTGGCTCGCTCTATTGTAGATGCCTTGATTTTACCCGATGGCATTGATCAGGTATTGGAGATCGGTCCGGGAATGGGAGTGCTGACGAAATATTTACTGCAGCACGAGGAATACAAAACCTTCGCCATTGAACTCGACCGCGAGTCGGTTCCTTACCTCCTCGAACATTTTCCGGCATTGAAAGGGTAGCCTGATGGAAGGTGATTTTCTGCAGTTGAATCTCAATGAACTCTTTGAAGATCGTTTTGTGGTGATTGGTAATTTCCCTTATAATATTTCTACACAAATTTTATTTCGTGTGTTAGATCATAAAGATAAAGTCCCGGTGGTGGTAGGCATGTTTCAGAAGGAAGTGG from Bacteroidota bacterium harbors:
- a CDS encoding mechanosensitive ion channel family protein; this translates as METHWLDQQFFENRVEDLLWFGGIILIGIIFKRYVSNHLSGLIYQFLKRYAAGVDVKELRELLRKPFGLFIILISVYIACKQIHWPESWHLPNEENFGLRFVIWKAFQFFIIISVTWILTRLIDFFGIVLLHRAKQTSSKSDDQLVPFIKESIKIIIVIFSLFISLGIVFNVNVASLIAGLGIGGIAIALAAKDTLENLLGSFAIFLDKPFTIGDIVKVGGVHGKVEKIGFRSTQIRTFERTVVSVTNKKMIDADLENISMRTMIRALFPLTVRYETPVVKIESFKSAILNLLKADPDIIQDPMPAIRVDKITDSGIELQFFFFINTTDVDVFATKRESVLFEILSIGQKMDLRFDTKIQEFQIKT
- a CDS encoding cyclic nucleotide-binding domain-containing protein, which gives rise to MNYTSAEAFAYDLLKKNLPANLYYHNLAHTIDVTESTERLCRLEKLDSDSTILLKTAAVFHDTGFIEQYDKNEPIGARLAGEHLPQFGYTPEQIATIQQLILSTASPRQPDGIMQKIICDADLDYTGRADFFTISQSLRREWAEHGRNIKLTEWYELEKDFLENHFFYTETAYSLRNKGKLENLDDIRQLLKDIGQASGSTVVPESVFLNLADDRLHLVELLNKTSLFKTGDRSLLERIAMMVERLHLKAEEPLFKKGDPGDCMYIIEKGSLKVHDEGIQLAELKAGEYFGEASLIDSAPRTASVSAKTDVIILRLGEKDFFSLLGSHPYMNRLLMKELINRLRNQNDNVVNEFRGREKKLQELVELRTMQIMEEKRNVEIKSMELELALKELQEAQRLLVHQEKMASLGQLTTGIAHELLNPLNFVNNFSSVSIDLLEEMKGSITDEDSLELCSDLLDNIKRISQHGHRAGEIVRSMAEHSSAFGKEKQEVNLHALIEDAVGVSTKVVEGTLTDEQVKSILKLEASHYKTEAVYSDLFRIFVNLLRNSVAAIHDRKSKGNPDEGVISVITQNIDGAIQIEVIDNGIGIPDEHVEKIFLPFFTTRPPGKGVGLGLSISHQIITAYGGQLLYEKDKDGTKFKVILPLG
- the serS gene encoding serine--tRNA ligase, producing MIQLAYIRENKQDVIARLAVKNMDATQDIEEIYTLDIEKRRIQTELEMLLAEQNTLAKQIGELFKSGKKAEAEDLRNRSTAIKETCKSLEEKQTELEEQIKAILIRLPNLPSPQVPAGKTAEDNEVFLLDEHFMPKLDDTALPHWELATKYDIIDFELGNKIAGAGFPVYKGMGAKLQRALINFFLDNAGRAGYTEVQPPILINEDSGFGTGQLPDKEGQMYHVGLDNLYLIPTAEVPVTNIFRDTIVKAEDLPIKCTAYTPCFRREAGSYGAHVRGLNRLHQFDKVEIVQIAHPDHSYEILNDMRTYVTGLLKLLELPYRVLKLCGGDMSFASALTYDMEVWSGAQKRWLEVSSVSNFESFQANRLKLRYREGNAKPVLAHTLNGSALALPRIVAALLENNQEKDGIRIPAVLIPYTGFDKIK
- a CDS encoding DUF4286 family protein — its product is MIIYNVMVNIDEDVAVEWLQWMKEVHIPEVMQTGMFTDQRICRVLAEEAGGFTYAIQYTCKDMETYEKYRDEFAPALQQETAKKYGGKFVAFRTLLEVVG
- a CDS encoding tetratricopeptide repeat protein; translated protein: MRIFITLLFLLLAGFNGEISAQPGQSNAELANQYFSTGEFEKAVVYFEKYYDQDPFGAYNGYMQCLIKVKEYDKAEKLVKKQMKRIPQDPSLKIDLGAIYELQEEPEKAKKVYADAIKNLSPDINQVNLLGNGFTRRQQLDYTVETYLQGRKLLKGAYPFSFELAEAYAQMGKFPEMVNEYIEMIDFNPGYLPNIQTILQNKIGNDLSGNLSDLVRQSLLRKIQKRPEDTNYSELLLWLFLQEKDFESAFIQAKGLDKRLGEQGERLVSLGRTAVNNLDFPVAEKCFQYVVDKGSTNMNYVTARMELINVTNERITGSGTYTRADLLRLESDYVIALQELGKNVATAPLIRGFSHLQAFYLHNTDKAIELLLEAIDLPNLKTQFKAECKLELADIYVFDGLVWDAALLYGQVDKDFKNDALGREAKFRNARLSYYLGEFDWAKDQLNVLKAATSQLISNDALSLSLLITDITNLDTTMEALLMYSRADLYDFQNKDSLSMITLDSILTVFPGHMLSDEVWYKKAQILKPQGRFTEAAALLAEITEKYPEDILADDAMYQLGLLYENQLNDKEKAKTIYESLLTKYPGSLFVVDARKRFRLLRGDKIN
- a CDS encoding Glu/Leu/Phe/Val dehydrogenase, whose translation is MLELLKRFEDKKPEIIFEWNDPLSEATGWIVINSLRGGAAGGGTRMRKGLDRREVESLAKTMEIKFTVAGPAIGGAKSGINFDPTDPRKQEVLERWFKAVLPMLKNCYGTGGDLFVDEIHEVIPITAAMGLLHPQEGVVSGHFKSVGKDREERITKLQKGVSLMVEDARYVPAGSAYRVADMITGYGVAQSVIHFYKIKGEEIKGKKVLVQGWGNVGAAAGYYLSEAGAVLVGIIDRSGGVLNAEGYTKEEVIRLFHSRTKDMFGGFKKEENINELFWQQEADIFIPAAASRLVTLDQLTSLADRGLKVIACGANVPFADPEIFFGAIGRYADHHMSVIPDFISNCGMARVFAYLMSNPEKTDAEGIFEDVAATIHRAMDGIHAINPSKKDLTASGYEIALKQLL